CGCGGACGCGTACACCTGGCCGCCGGTCGTGCCGAAGTACACGCCGCATTTGTCGAGCGAGTCGACCGCCATCGCGTCGCGCAGCACGTTCACGTAGCAGTCGCTCTGCGGCAGACCCTTCGTCAGCGCCTCCCACTCGTTCCCGCCGCTGCGGCTCCGGTACACCCGCAGCTTCCCATCGGGCACGAAGTGCTCGGAGTCGCTCTTGATCGGGACGACGTAGATCGTTTCCGGCTCGTTGGCGTTCACGTCGATCACGAAGCCGAAGTCGCTCGGCAGGTTCCCGCTCACTTCTCTCCATGTGTCGCCCGCATCGTCACTTCGCAAGACATCCCAGTGCTTCTGCATGAACAACACGTTCGGTCGCGAGGGGTGCATGGCGATGCGGTGAACGCAGTGGCCGATCTCAGCGTCCGGGTCAGGTATGTACTGCGACCTCAGTCCGCGGTTGATCGGCTTCCACGTCGTGCCAGCGTCGTCCGTCCGGAATGCGCCGGCCGACGAGATCGCGACGAACAGTCGCTTGGGATCCTTCGGGTCCTCGATGATCGTGTGCAGGCAGAGGCCGCCCGCTCCAGGCTGCCACTGCGGGCCGGTGCCGTGGCCGCGTAGCCCCGAGAGCTCCTTCCAGTTCTGGCCGCCGTCGGTGGTGCGGAAGAGCGCGGCGTCCTCGACACCGGCGTAGACCGTGTCCGGGTCCGTCAGTGACGGCTCGAGATGCCAGACGCGCTTGAACTCCCACGGCCGCTGAGATCCGTCGTACCACTGGTGCGTCGTGAGCGGCTTGCCCGTCTCGGGTGATGCGTCGTACGCGAACTTGTTGCTCTCGCCTTTCGGCATCCCGTCCGGTGTCTTGGTCGGTTCGCCGGGTGGTGTCCCGGGCTGATGCCACGTCTTACCGCCGTCGTCCGATCTCTGGATGATCTGGCCGAACCAACCGCTTGTCTGTGAAGCGAAGAGCCGTTCGGGATCAGCCGGGGAGCCCTTCACGTGGTAGATCTCCCAGCCCGCGAAGTGCGGACCGCTGACGCTCCATTTCTTGCGCTGCCCGTCCGCCTCGAGGACGAACGCGCCCTTGCGTGTGCCGACGAGTACTCGCACTTTGCTCATTCCCTGGTCCTCCCCGCTGTCGTTCCCCCCATGATGCCTAAGGTCTTGCGATGCCGTAGCGTCTCACCGTGAGCCGAGACATCGAGGACATGAACAGGCGCCTGCTGCGCGCCCGCGACGCCATGGACCGCGCCTACGCCGAGCCGCTCGACGTCCGCTCCGTGGCCGCCGTAGCCAATCTCTCCGAGGCGCATTTCAGCCGCAGCTTCCGCGCCACCTTCGGGGAGACGCCGCACCGTTACCTTCAGCGGCGGCGGGTCGAGCGCTCGATGTTCCTACTGCGCGAGACCGACCGCAGCGTCACCGACATCTGCTTCGACGTCGGCTTCATGAGCCTCGGAACCTTCAGCCGCACGTTCCGGGAGATCGTCGGTGAAACGCCGTCGGACTACCGCGCGGCGAATGGACCGGTCATGGCGCCAAACTGCATCTGGATGGCGGCCACCCGGCCACGCGCCGCATCGAGCGTCGCGACGCGATCGAGCAGTTTTGGAGAAGCGGACGCGCCAGCGGCTCCCTAGCCTCGTCACGTAGAGATTCGCCAAAGGAGAACGGAAGGATGATCACCAAGCTGAACGTCGCATCGATCTTTGTCCTCGACAAGGACGAGGCCCTCGACTTCTATGTCAACAAGCTCGGGCTAGAGAAGGGCCAGGACGTCAAGCAAGGCTCGTACCGCTGGCTGACGGTGCGCGTCCCCGGCAACGGTACGGAGATTTCCCTGGAGCAGCCCGGTTCGCCACTGCACGATGACGCCACCGCCGCGCAGCTCCGCGAGCTGATCGCCAAGGGTGCGATGAGCTCCCTCGTCTTCAACACCGACGACGTCAGGGGTCTGTACGAGACCCTCCAGGCGCGCGGCGTCACTGATTTCACCCAGGAGCCCATCGAGCACTTCTACGGCACGGACATGGGCTTCCGCGATCCCTTCGGCAACGCGATCCGGATCCTCCAGCAGGGCAAAGTCGCCCAGAAGGTGACGGCCTGATATGCCTGAAAAGAAGAGCGCAAAGAACGCCACGCGTAAGACGGCGCCGATAGTGGGACTCAGCGCCGCAGAAAAAGCCGCGCTGAAGGAGACCATCGCGGATCAGAAGGCCGCCGCCGCCGGCCTCGAGGGTGAGAAGGCGTTGCTGGCGAAGATCGCCTCGATGGTCGAACCGGACCGCGGCATGGCCAAGCGGATCCACGCGATCGTCAAGGCCAACGCGCCAACGCTTCAGCCGACGACCTGGTACGGGATGCCCGCGTACTCCAAGAATGGCAAGGCCGTTCTCTTCTTCCAGGACAAGGCGAAGTTCAAGGCGAGGTACGCCACGTTCGGCTTCAACGACAACGCCAGCTTGGACGACGGCAACATGTGGCCGACCTCATACGCGCTGACGAAGCTGACTCCCGCCGATGAGGCAAAGATCACCGCGCTTGTGAAGAAAGCGGCGCGCTGACAGTCTCCCGGCTCGTGCTCACGCGGGCGCAAATCCTCGCGTTCCGCCGGCACACTGGGGCGCTCGACGAACGGCTCCCTCGCGGGCGGCGCTCGCTCCGGCGTGCGGCGTGGGCGGGCCTCCAAGACAGCATGCCTCGCGCCGCGCTCCTCTCCATCCATGCACGCGTCGAGCGAACCAAGCCGTCGACGTGGGAGGACTCGTCACTCGTCCAGATCTGGGGACCGCGTTACCACGCGTACGTCATCCCGACGCGGGATCTCGCCGTCTTCTCGCTCGGGAGGCTGCCCGATGAGGGCGGCGCCCTGCGTGTCGCAGAGGACCTGGCCGCTCGCCTGCACCGCCACCTTCGCGGTACGAGGATCGCGTATGGCGATGCGGGCACAGCGCTCGGCGGGCACCCCAATCGGCTCACGTACGCCGCACCGACCGGCACGGTCCTGATCCGCTGGGACGGCGCACGACGACCGATCGTCTGGACGGTACCGCGGCCCAAGGTCGATCCGCGCGATGCTCGCCTCGAGCTCGCGCGTCGCTACCTGCACATCTTCGGTCCCACCACACGAACACCGATCAGTGACTCCTGGATCCTCACGAGCGACGAACCGACGCTCCGCGCCGCCGCTCGGCCCCCAGCTTCAGCGCGGCTCCTCCCGAGCGGCGACACCTACTACCTTCTTCAAGGACGCGACCGCCAGCTCCTGGTCCCGCGCACCTCTTCTCGCCGCGCGCTCTGGACGCCTCGCGTCTGGCCCGGTGCCGTCCTCGTCGAAGGCGAGATCGCCGGGACATGGCGACGTTCAGTCGGGACGGTGACCATCCAGACCTGGCGCTGCCGCTATGCCTTGACCACGTAGGTGCCGGCGATCTTGTCGTGCCAGCCCTGCTTCTGCGCGTCGAACGCCGCCCAGATGACGCCGAGGAGGAACACCACGCACGAGATGAAGAAGCCGACGTAGCGAAGGAACGCGCCGGCGTAATCGAGGTACGAGCCGTCTGTCTTCACCACGCGGATGTTGAGCGCGCGGCTTCCGAGCGTCTGTCCTTTGCCGGCCGCCGACCAGAAGTACGTGAAGTACGCGGCTTGGAACAGCGTGGAGAGTCCCTGGTACTGAGTGTCGCCGCATCACCGCCGAGGGCGGTCGAGACAGCGCCTGCGATGATCCCGATCCCGATGGCGTCGATGATGATCGCGAGCGCCCGCGTTCCCCAACCGGCTTTCTCCGCGGTCGCTACGGCGGGCATGGTCGTTGCTGACATGGAGACCCCCCTTCCTTCGGCGCGCAGTCTAGTTCGGGCAATATGCGTCCCTCGTGTACGACACACCGCTCACGATCGACCAGGTCCTCACGCGGCTTGCGGAGCAGCCGAAGGAGATCGCCGTGATCACGGCGGATCTCCCGCGAGCCCGTGTGCAGCGTGCCCCGCACCGCGACGAGTGGTCCGTCAATGATGTGCTCGCCCATCTCCGTTCGTGCGGCGACATGTGGGGCAAATACATGGCGACGATCCTCGCCGAAGATCGGCCGACGATCCGAGCGACCAGTCCCAGGACGTGGATCAAGAAGACCAACTATCCCGAGCTGGAATTCGCGATCTCCTTCCGCGCCTTTGCGAAGCAGCGTGCCGAGCTACTGAGGCTCCTGCGTCCTTTGCCAAAGGCAGCCTGGTATCGCACCGCGATGGTGACCGGCGCCGGAAGGCCACGCGAACGAACGGTGTTCGAGTACGCGCAGTGGCTCGCTGACCACGAGCGAACTCATGTGAAACAGATCGCGCGCATCGCGAGTGGATCACGAGGGAGGGCCGCATGATCGACGGCATCAGCCCCAAGCAGTTCCACGAGTCCGAGGCCGGGCGTCGATGACCTCCACCCGGACGTTGATGTGCGGCATGCGCGACGAGTTCGCGCCCTCGTGGTGGACGCTGGCCGACGCGGCGGGCAACGAGGTCGACATCGCCACCACGACGGGTCGTGATTAGCCGCGCTCGTACCAGTCCAACACCCGCATCGCGCGTAGCGTGTTCCAGCGGCTGGGCTTGCCCACGCCTTCGTCCATGTCGAAGTACACCGAACCCGGACGACCGGGATGCGGATTCTCCAAAGGCCAGCGTCCGTCTGCGGATCGCTTGCCCTTGACCAGGTCGATCGCCTCCGCCCAGCGCTCGTCCGGCTCGACCTCCGCGCTCCGCAGGTAGTCGAGCCCCCGCAGCACGTCGTAGTACCAACGCGGCGGGAATGAGAAGAGCAGCCACTCCCTGTTCACCACCGCACCGGTCGATAGTCGGCGGAACATGTGACGGTCGAGGAGGAACGCCTCTCCCTTGCGGCGTGCAGCTGTCAGCCCGGGCCAGGCTCCGACGGATCGCTCGTGTTGCAGCAGGCCCTCAAGCACGTCGATCGTGCTGTGGAACGACGACCGCGTGGAGCCCCGCTCCGCTTCGCAGTTCCATCCGCCGTCACTCAGCTGTTCGCTGAGGAGCCGATCGACGACGGCGCGCACGTCCTGGCCGAAGTACGAGCCGATCGCCACGGCCTTCCCGTTGATGCACGGCTCGACCTCTCCCGAGAAGTACGCCTGGCCGGCGTGCTCCCACTTGGCGTTGTCGCGGACCAGGGCCACCGCGCGGCGTGCCTGCGCGCTCATCGGGTCGAGCCCCATGTATCGCAGCAGCAACAACGTGTGCGTGGTCGAGGTCCACTCGGGGAAGAGACTGCCGCCGGCCCACAGCCCGTCCGGCCCCTGAAGGGCGAGAAGGCGTGCGCCCCATCCTTCCGTGGCGACCTTCGAGCGCTCCGCGGCGACGACATCGGCGGGCTCTCGAGTGAGATCGCGCATCACCTGCCAACGGATGGAGGGGTCGCCGGCAAGCAGCCAATCCACAACGCTCACGGGCCCACCCCCAATCGGATTCGATCCAAGTCTCGCTGAGCACGGACGACTCCGCACATCACGCGGGGTGCCACCATAGATAAAAGGACCGCCGGCGCTTCGAGGCCGGCGGTCAGGAACGCGGGATGGCTAGGCGAGCGTCGTCTCTGGTCCTTCGACCACCTGCGCAACGCCCTCGAAGATCGCTCCGATCACCACCCCACCGATCACGGCGGGGACGATGAGCAGGCCGTCCCACTGTGGCCCGAGGTCTGTGAGGCCCGTGAACCACCGCGTCCACGTGATCTCGCTCGCGAGCCATCCGCCGATGGCCGCGCCGATCCCTGTGATCAGCCACTCGTACGGCGTCTTGGGCTGCAGGAACATCTGCGCCAGGAAGCCGAGGACGAGTGCCGCGACGATGACGACCGCGAATGCGCCGATTCCCATGTCGAGCTGCATTTCTTATCTCCTTTCGCGCTTCAGCATGATTCCCACCGCATCTGGCAGATATCCGGTCGGCCCGTTTTCACTGTCGGGTAGATGCGGAGTCTCTGCGGCTGGACGGGCATCGCTATCGGGTGCCTTCCCACAGCGCCCTCTCCGAAGCCCGCGGATCGCTCACGACCTCGGAGATCGTGTTGAAACGCATCGTCGCCCTGCGGTCGAGCTCGTACTCGGGCCACCCCGGATCTCCTCGACCGATGAACGAGACCCACGCGGAATGCATGGTGGCCGCGAGCTGCCGCGGCGGGTCGTCACCGAGGAGATCTCCGAGCATCTGGCTTGGGCCTTTGTCGAGCGTGTCGAAGACGAATGGGATCTCGAGCCCATGGCAGGCACCGAAGAGTCCGCTCGCGGCTGGTGACGGCCATGCGAATTCGTACATGTACGTGCGCGATGCAGTGCTCACGTGAGCATCGGCGAGACGGATCGCCGGAATTCGGCACCACCAGTCGGTCTGGATGGCCGCGAGAAGGTCGCCGGGTGTGGCCTTCGGGTTCGCGGCGCGATAGACGGCCAGCGCGCGTTCGATGGGTAGTCCATAAGCCGCGAAGCTTTGTGGCCCGTACTCGATGACGGGACCGCTGAGCATCTGGTCGGTGATCTGGCCGATGGCTCCGGTGAACGCCAGGAACATGCGCCAGTCGTCGACGTTCGTGCCGACGATCAGGTCCACATCGGCGGCGGAGCCAGTCCGAATGCGCTCCAACGGTGCCGACGGGATCACGTCTCCATCGATGACGGGCTGCGTCAGCATCGCGCCGGCCATGCTGACGCACCACTGGCCCGGGTCGGGATGCGCCGCCACGTCCGCGTCCAGCGCCGCGTGCGCGGCGATGATCCGATCGAACGGGACCGCGGCCATCGCCTCATGAGTGGGTTCGACCCCGAGCTTCTCGGCGAAGTACTCGCCGATCCGCCGCGCCGCGTCGGCTGAGATGACGTGATGCGCGGCGCCGCTCTGAAGGATGGCGCGCCGGAACAGGCCCTTCGCACGTGGCACCGCGAGCAGCATCCCGATGCTCATCGCGCCCGCGGACTCGCCGCAGATGGTGACGTTGTCCGGATCGCCACCGAAGGCAGTGATGTTCTCGCGTACCCAGCGCATCGCCGCGATCTGGTCGAGAAGACCGCGGTTGGGCGTCCCGTCCTTCAGGTAGAGGAAGCCCTCGGGACCGGAACGGTAGTTGATGGCCACGCACACGACGCCATCGCGCGCGAAGCGACTGCCGTCGTACCACGCGTTGGACCCAGCCCGGAACGAGCCGCCGGTGATCCAGATCATCACCGGAAGGCGCACCGCTCCCAAGTCGGGCGTCCAGATATTGAGGTTCAGGCAGTCCTCGCCCACTGGCGCACGATCCCACGGAGCGGGCGCATTCTCGGTCCCCGGGAACGGAGGCTGCGGCGGCTTACGTCCGTCGACGAAGGCGTCGCGAACGCCGGTCCACGGCTCGGCCGGCTGCGGCGCGCGGAGACGATTCGCGCCGAAGGGCGGAGCGGCGTATGGGATTCCTTTGAACGTGCGGACACCGTCGGCGAGCATGCCGCGCACCTTCCCTTGCCGGATGCTGACGAGCGGACTGGTCGCGTATGTGACTGCCATCGGTCGCTCCTATCCGGGGTAGAACCCCTATGTCGTCGTAGCGCGAAAGAGCGGATACCACGCGAGGTAGGTCTTCGCGATCTCGCGCGCGAGCCGAAGCGGCGAGAGACCGTTCGGCATCCGCAGGTGCTGCA
This Candidatus Limnocylindria bacterium DNA region includes the following protein-coding sequences:
- a CDS encoding RDD family protein, with translation MFQAAYFTYFWSAAGKGQTLGSRALNIRVVKTDGSYLDYAGAFLRYVGFFISCVVFLLGVIWAAFDAQKQGWHDKIAGTYVVKA
- a CDS encoding DUF1801 domain-containing protein; protein product: MPEKKSAKNATRKTAPIVGLSAAEKAALKETIADQKAAAAGLEGEKALLAKIASMVEPDRGMAKRIHAIVKANAPTLQPTTWYGMPAYSKNGKAVLFFQDKAKFKARYATFGFNDNASLDDGNMWPTSYALTKLTPADEAKITALVKKAAR
- a CDS encoding DinB family protein is translated as MYDTPLTIDQVLTRLAEQPKEIAVITADLPRARVQRAPHRDEWSVNDVLAHLRSCGDMWGKYMATILAEDRPTIRATSPRTWIKKTNYPELEFAISFRAFAKQRAELLRLLRPLPKAAWYRTAMVTGAGRPRERTVFEYAQWLADHERTHVKQIARIASGSRGRAA
- a CDS encoding crosslink repair DNA glycosylase YcaQ family protein translates to MLTRAQILAFRRHTGALDERLPRGRRSLRRAAWAGLQDSMPRAALLSIHARVERTKPSTWEDSSLVQIWGPRYHAYVIPTRDLAVFSLGRLPDEGGALRVAEDLAARLHRHLRGTRIAYGDAGTALGGHPNRLTYAAPTGTVLIRWDGARRPIVWTVPRPKVDPRDARLELARRYLHIFGPTTRTPISDSWILTSDEPTLRAAARPPASARLLPSGDTYYLLQGRDRQLLVPRTSSRRALWTPRVWPGAVLVEGEIAGTWRRSVGTVTIQTWRCRYALTT
- a CDS encoding helix-turn-helix transcriptional regulator encodes the protein MSRDIEDMNRRLLRARDAMDRAYAEPLDVRSVAAVANLSEAHFSRSFRATFGETPHRYLQRRRVERSMFLLRETDRSVTDICFDVGFMSLGTFSRTFREIVGETPSDYRAANGPVMAPNCIWMAATRPRAASSVATRSSSFGEADAPAAP
- a CDS encoding carboxylesterase/lipase family protein, with the translated sequence MAVTYATSPLVSIRQGKVRGMLADGVRTFKGIPYAAPPFGANRLRAPQPAEPWTGVRDAFVDGRKPPQPPFPGTENAPAPWDRAPVGEDCLNLNIWTPDLGAVRLPVMIWITGGSFRAGSNAWYDGSRFARDGVVCVAINYRSGPEGFLYLKDGTPNRGLLDQIAAMRWVRENITAFGGDPDNVTICGESAGAMSIGMLLAVPRAKGLFRRAILQSGAAHHVISADAARRIGEYFAEKLGVEPTHEAMAAVPFDRIIAAHAALDADVAAHPDPGQWCVSMAGAMLTQPVIDGDVIPSAPLERIRTGSAADVDLIVGTNVDDWRMFLAFTGAIGQITDQMLSGPVIEYGPQSFAAYGLPIERALAVYRAANPKATPGDLLAAIQTDWWCRIPAIRLADAHVSTASRTYMYEFAWPSPAASGLFGACHGLEIPFVFDTLDKGPSQMLGDLLGDDPPRQLAATMHSAWVSFIGRGDPGWPEYELDRRATMRFNTISEVVSDPRASERALWEGTR
- a CDS encoding exo-alpha-sialidase, whose amino-acid sequence is MSKVRVLVGTRKGAFVLEADGQRKKWSVSGPHFAGWEIYHVKGSPADPERLFASQTSGWFGQIIQRSDDGGKTWHQPGTPPGEPTKTPDGMPKGESNKFAYDASPETGKPLTTHQWYDGSQRPWEFKRVWHLEPSLTDPDTVYAGVEDAALFRTTDGGQNWKELSGLRGHGTGPQWQPGAGGLCLHTIIEDPKDPKRLFVAISSAGAFRTDDAGTTWKPINRGLRSQYIPDPDAEIGHCVHRIAMHPSRPNVLFMQKHWDVLRSDDAGDTWREVSGNLPSDFGFVIDVNANEPETIYVVPIKSDSEHFVPDGKLRVYRSRSGGNEWEALTKGLPQSDCYVNVLRDAMAVDSLDKCGVYFGTTGGQVYASADAGDSWAPIVRDLPPVLSVEVQTLR
- a CDS encoding VOC family protein, yielding MITKLNVASIFVLDKDEALDFYVNKLGLEKGQDVKQGSYRWLTVRVPGNGTEISLEQPGSPLHDDATAAQLRELIAKGAMSSLVFNTDDVRGLYETLQARGVTDFTQEPIEHFYGTDMGFRDPFGNAIRILQQGKVAQKVTA